One genomic window of [Clostridium] scindens ATCC 35704 includes the following:
- a CDS encoding replication-associated recombination protein A, which translates to MEQMSLFDDRQASAPLASRLRPSSLEDFVGQEHLLGKGRMLRQLIERDQISSMIFWGPPGVGKTTLASIIAGRTKADFINFSAVTSGIKEIKEVMRQAEESRCMGIRTVLFVDEIHRFNKAQQDAFLPFVEKGSIVLIGATTENPSFEVNAALLSRCRVFVLKALEETDLVKLLTNALNSPAGLKDQNVRITQQQLKAIAAFANGDARTALNILEMAVINGEITADGMTVTNEGLEQCISKKSLLYDKNGEEHYNLISALHKSMRNSDPDAAIYWMCRMLEGGENPLYIARRLIRFASEDIGMADSHALQVAVAAYQACHFLGMPECDVHLTHAVTYLSVAPKSNALYMACEACKKDVKNLRAQPVPLQIRNAPTSLMKELDYGKGYEYAHDTEEKLTHMQCMPEGMEDRKYYRPTTQGEEERVKERLEAIEAWRRS; encoded by the coding sequence ATGGAACAGATGTCCTTGTTTGACGACCGGCAGGCCAGCGCGCCGCTGGCAAGCCGATTAAGGCCCTCTTCTTTGGAAGACTTCGTGGGCCAGGAGCACCTTCTTGGGAAGGGAAGGATGTTAAGACAGCTGATCGAGCGAGACCAGATATCTTCCATGATATTCTGGGGGCCGCCCGGCGTAGGAAAGACGACGCTTGCCAGTATCATAGCCGGACGCACGAAGGCGGATTTTATCAATTTCAGCGCAGTCACCAGCGGAATCAAGGAGATCAAGGAGGTCATGAGGCAGGCGGAGGAAAGCCGCTGCATGGGGATTCGAACCGTACTATTCGTCGATGAGATTCACCGGTTCAATAAGGCCCAGCAGGATGCCTTCCTTCCATTTGTGGAAAAAGGGAGCATCGTCCTGATCGGCGCCACTACAGAGAATCCCTCCTTTGAAGTGAATGCGGCGCTTCTTTCCAGGTGCCGGGTATTCGTGCTGAAGGCTTTGGAAGAGACGGATTTGGTAAAATTATTGACCAATGCCCTGAATAGCCCGGCGGGCCTAAAAGACCAGAATGTCCGGATTACGCAGCAGCAGCTTAAGGCCATTGCGGCGTTTGCCAACGGGGATGCCAGAACGGCGCTGAATATTCTGGAGATGGCGGTGATAAACGGCGAGATCACGGCAGATGGCATGACGGTCACCAATGAAGGACTGGAGCAGTGCATCAGCAAGAAGTCCCTTTTATATGATAAAAATGGTGAAGAACATTATAACTTGATATCGGCGCTTCACAAGTCCATGCGTAACAGCGACCCGGATGCGGCCATTTACTGGATGTGCCGCATGCTGGAGGGAGGGGAGAATCCCCTGTATATCGCGAGGAGGCTGATTCGTTTTGCAAGCGAGGATATTGGAATGGCGGACAGCCATGCTCTTCAGGTGGCGGTTGCGGCCTATCAGGCGTGTCATTTTCTGGGAATGCCGGAGTGCGATGTGCACCTGACCCATGCAGTCACCTATCTGTCCGTGGCTCCTAAGTCCAATGCCCTTTATATGGCATGCGAGGCATGCAAGAAGGATGTGAAGAATCTGCGTGCCCAGCCGGTTCCCCTACAGATTCGCAATGCGCCTACCAGCCTGATGAAGGAACTGGACTATGGGAAAGGCTATGAATATGCCCACGATACAGAAGAGAAGCTGACGCATATGCAGTGCATGCCTGAGGGAATGGAAGACAGGAAATACTACCGGCCCACCACGCAGGGAGAAGAAGAAAGGGTAAAGGAACGGCTGGAAGCAATTGAGGCATGGCGCAGAAGTTAA
- a CDS encoding MGMT family protein, which translates to MKEEKSAFERIYDIIREIPEGKVASYGQVAELAGNRRWARVVGYALHAVPEDSELPCHRVVTKDGNVSCAFSGGICNRQMELLKKEGVGFIDDHVDMRRFQWSKRLF; encoded by the coding sequence ATGAAAGAGGAAAAAAGCGCATTTGAGAGAATCTACGATATTATCCGGGAGATTCCCGAAGGAAAGGTGGCTTCCTATGGACAGGTCGCAGAACTTGCGGGAAACCGCCGGTGGGCACGGGTGGTAGGCTATGCCCTTCATGCTGTGCCAGAAGACAGCGAGCTTCCCTGCCACCGGGTGGTAACTAAGGATGGTAATGTATCCTGCGCCTTTAGCGGCGGCATCTGCAACCGGCAGATGGAATTGCTGAAAAAAGAAGGGGTAGGATTTATAGACGATCATGTGGATATGCGACGCTTTCAATGGTCGAAGCGCCTATTCTGA
- a CDS encoding response regulator transcription factor, whose amino-acid sequence MEIKKKMLAADDEPGIIHLLKDYFEMQDYQVIEAENGMEVLEKISQNPDIILLDVNMPGLDGFEVCERIRAHVSCPILFLTAKIEEADRIKGLMLGGDDYILKPFSIEELGARVEAHLRREERIKRKKPVKICGALAIRYEERCVYIGEDLLGLTKTEYGILELLSLNPGQVFSKEQLYEKVRGYEGDADAGIITEHIRRIRAKISRYTDKAYIETVWGVGYRWIG is encoded by the coding sequence ATGGAAATAAAGAAAAAGATGCTGGCAGCGGATGATGAGCCGGGAATCATCCATCTGTTAAAGGATTATTTTGAAATGCAGGACTACCAGGTGATAGAGGCCGAAAATGGGATGGAAGTACTGGAGAAGATATCCCAGAATCCGGATATTATTCTTCTGGATGTGAATATGCCAGGATTGGATGGATTTGAAGTATGCGAGAGAATCCGCGCGCATGTCTCCTGCCCCATCCTTTTTTTGACGGCAAAGATAGAAGAGGCTGACAGGATCAAGGGCCTGATGCTGGGAGGCGATGACTATATATTGAAACCCTTCAGTATCGAAGAACTGGGAGCAAGGGTGGAAGCCCATCTGCGAAGGGAAGAACGAATTAAGCGCAAAAAGCCGGTGAAGATCTGTGGAGCGCTGGCAATACGCTATGAAGAACGCTGCGTATATATCGGGGAAGATTTGCTTGGGCTTACCAAGACAGAATATGGAATCCTGGAACTTCTGTCTCTCAATCCAGGACAGGTATTCAGCAAAGAGCAGCTCTATGAAAAGGTCCGGGGGTATGAAGGGGATGCAGATGCAGGCATCATAACAGAGCATATCCGAAGAATCAGGGCAAAGATCAGCCGTTACACAGATAAGGCATATATTGAGACGGTATGGGGAGTGGGATATCGATGGATTGGATAA
- a CDS encoding HAMP domain-containing sensor histidine kinase has protein sequence MDWINEKFEKLFSWVRNLTFRRAMIAYILLTSVIVWALSFVTMRLCWQWENSLWKQYDSINDLGNVIVENGLMWMNSMWRQQVDGRLIVLDMIRVWCPFFYFLAGIIVAICLFYRRRLRTPLAILEDSAAAIRGNDLDFRNAYDSRDEMGRLCQSFEEMRQELVCNKENMWKLVERQKELNAAFAHDLRTPLTVLKGYTDFLARYIPEGKVSQEKMQDTLELMSDHIKRLERYSYTMKEVRGIDEVPLRAEDMALEGIQSKIGEVVFALNQIGDIWIDYARSETECEIYADDSLIVEVLENLLSNAIRYARTKIQVMDDYDAASSELILAVRDDGPGFAKEQMRKALRPYYKEYEDDAKDEHFGIGLHICRQLCRKHGGTLDIANSVEGGAIATASFSCKKESRES, from the coding sequence ATGGATTGGATAAATGAGAAATTTGAAAAACTGTTTTCCTGGGTGAGGAATCTTACTTTCCGCAGGGCAATGATCGCTTATATCCTATTGACATCCGTTATCGTATGGGCATTATCTTTTGTTACAATGCGCCTGTGCTGGCAGTGGGAGAACAGTCTGTGGAAACAATATGACAGTATCAATGACTTAGGCAATGTCATAGTTGAAAATGGCTTGATGTGGATGAATTCGATGTGGAGGCAGCAGGTAGATGGCAGGCTGATAGTATTGGATATGATCCGGGTGTGGTGTCCGTTCTTCTATTTCCTGGCAGGAATCATTGTGGCGATCTGCCTTTTTTACCGAAGGCGGCTTCGGACGCCGCTTGCAATTCTGGAAGACTCCGCGGCTGCCATCAGAGGAAATGATCTGGACTTTCGGAACGCCTATGACAGCAGGGATGAGATGGGCAGGCTGTGCCAGTCCTTTGAAGAGATGCGCCAGGAACTGGTATGCAATAAGGAAAACATGTGGAAACTGGTGGAGCGGCAGAAAGAGTTGAATGCGGCGTTTGCCCATGATCTTCGAACGCCGCTAACGGTATTAAAAGGATATACGGATTTTTTGGCCAGATATATCCCGGAGGGCAAGGTAAGCCAGGAAAAGATGCAGGATACCCTGGAATTGATGTCGGATCATATTAAGAGGCTGGAACGCTACAGCTATACCATGAAAGAAGTCAGAGGAATCGACGAGGTACCGCTGCGGGCTGAGGATATGGCACTTGAGGGGATACAGAGCAAGATAGGAGAAGTGGTATTTGCCTTGAACCAGATCGGGGATATCTGGATCGATTATGCCAGATCTGAAACAGAATGCGAGATATACGCGGATGACAGCCTGATCGTGGAAGTACTTGAGAATCTGCTTTCCAACGCTATTCGCTATGCCAGGACAAAGATCCAGGTAATGGATGACTATGATGCGGCCAGCAGCGAGCTGATCCTGGCAGTCAGAGATGATGGGCCGGGATTTGCCAAAGAACAGATGCGAAAGGCGCTCAGGCCTTATTATAAAGAGTATGAAGACGATGCAAAGGATGAACACTTCGGCATAGGGCTCCATATCTGCAGGCAGCTGTGCCGCAAGCACGGCGGAACGCTGGACATTGCCAACAGCGTGGAAGGCGGTGCCATCGCCACAGCATCCTTCTCCTGCAAAAAGGAATCAAGAGAATCTTAA
- a CDS encoding ABC transporter ATP-binding protein, protein MDISIKIEGLNQYYGRKQALKDVNLYIKTGMFGLLGRNGAGKTTLMKVLATLLKKSEGKVSICGIPVEDAREIRRIVGYLPQEFSMYPNMTVYEAMDYLGVLSGMDQKSRKQKIPKLLYKVNLQEDQKKKVKVLSGGMKRRLGIAQAILHDPKILIVDEPTAGLDPEERVRFRNLLCEIAKDRIVILSTHIVGDIEATCEDIAVLDEGSLIYQGTAAELTSLAEGKVYMAEISRKEMETLKEKYVVTSMLTLGNNVMARFISETRPFESAKLCEAGVEDAYLYLMHGKRGGR, encoded by the coding sequence ATGGATATAAGTATCAAGATAGAAGGCCTGAATCAATATTATGGCAGAAAACAGGCGCTTAAGGATGTGAATCTTTATATCAAGACGGGCATGTTCGGACTGCTTGGAAGGAATGGGGCAGGAAAGACGACCCTTATGAAGGTCCTGGCCACGCTTCTTAAGAAGTCCGAGGGAAAGGTATCAATATGTGGCATCCCGGTGGAGGATGCCAGGGAAATCAGACGGATCGTAGGGTATCTGCCCCAGGAATTCTCCATGTATCCGAATATGACGGTATATGAGGCGATGGATTATCTGGGCGTGCTTTCCGGCATGGATCAAAAAAGCAGAAAACAGAAGATTCCAAAACTTTTATATAAGGTAAATCTACAGGAAGACCAGAAGAAAAAAGTAAAAGTATTATCAGGGGGAATGAAGAGACGGCTGGGGATAGCCCAGGCTATCCTGCATGATCCCAAGATACTGATAGTGGATGAGCCTACGGCGGGACTGGACCCTGAGGAGCGTGTCAGGTTCCGCAATCTGCTGTGCGAGATAGCAAAGGATCGGATTGTGATTCTGTCTACGCATATCGTGGGGGATATTGAGGCTACCTGCGAGGACATCGCGGTGCTGGACGAGGGAAGCCTGATCTACCAGGGTACGGCTGCAGAATTGACCAGCCTGGCAGAAGGCAAGGTATATATGGCGGAAATCAGCAGGAAAGAAATGGAAACATTAAAGGAAAAATACGTGGTGACCAGCATGCTTACCCTGGGTAATAATGTGATGGCGCGTTTTATATCTGAAACCAGGCCCTTTGAGTCGGCGAAACTTTGCGAAGCAGGGGTGGAGGACGCCTAT